The genomic DNA GACGGGCTCGCGGTCCTCAACGCCGACGACCCCACCGTGCTCGCGATGCGCGACAAGACCCTCGCCCCGGTCGTCACGGTCGGCAGGTCGGCGGACGCTGACGTCCGTGCCACGGACGTGCAGGTCGACGACCTGGGTCGAGCGAGCTTCGTGGTCGTCACCCCGGACGGTCGGGCAGAGGTCCGGCTGCGCCTGCTGGGGGAGCACCACATCGGCAACGCCCTGTCGGTGGTCGCTGCCGCGAGGCACCTCGGCGTATCCCTCGCGGACATCGGCGCAGCGCTGTCGACAGCCGAGGCGGCGAGCCGGTGGCGCATGGAGATGCACGACCTGCCCGACGGCGCGACCCTGGTCAACGACGCCTACAACGCCAACCCCGACTCGATGGCGGCCGCGCTGCGCGCCCTCGCGCGGATGGGCGCGGGGGGCCGTCGTACGGTCGCCGTCCTCGGCACGATGCGTGAGCTCGGCGACGACGCCGAGGCCGAGCACCAGGCCGTCGGAGCCCTGGCCGTCGAGTGCGGCATCGACCGGCTCGTCGTGGTCGGCCCCGACGCCCAGGGCATCGTCACCGGGGCCCGAGCAGCCGGCGCCACCGACGCGGCGACCGTCTCGGTGCCCGACGTCGACGCCGCCTATGACCTGCTTCGCAGCGACAGACGCAGCGGAGACGTGATCCTGCTGAAGTCCAGCAGGGACTCGGGCCTAAGGTTCCTGGGGGATCGCGTAGTCGCGGACGTCGAGTCGACACACACGGAGGGCGCACGGTGAGGGCTGTCCTGATCGCTGCCATCATCTCATTGGCAGCATCACTGCTGGGCACCCCAGCATTCATCCGCTTCCTCATCCGGAAGCGGTACGGCCAGTTCGTCCGTGACGACGGCCCGACGAGCCACCACACCAAGCGCGGCACGCCCACCATGGGCGGTGCCGTCATCATCGGCGCCTCCGTGCTCGCGTACGCCGGTGCGCACCTGCTCACGTGGACCCCGTTCACCGCCAGCGGTCTGCTCGTGATGTTCCTGATGACCGCGCTCGGCGGTGTGGGCTTCGCCGACGACTACATCAAGATCTCCAAGCAGCGCTCCCTCGGCCTGCGCTCGCACGAGAAGCTCATCGGGCAGACCGTGGTCGCGGTGATCTTCGCGGTGCTCGCGCTGCAGTTCGAGCGCAAGGGCGTCGCGCCGGCGAGCACGCACATCTCGTTCGTGCGCGACACCTGGTTCAACCTGGCGTTCGGCGGCACGGTGGTCGGCCTGATCCTGTTCGTGATCTGGGCCAACCTGATGATCGCCGGCACCAGCAACGGCGTGAATCTCACCGACGGCCTCGACGGACTCGCCACCGGTGCGAGCGTGATGGTGTTCGGCGCCTACGTGCTGATCTCGATCTGGCAGTACAACCAGAGCTGCACCCGCGCACCGAGCCGCGGCTGCTACGAGGTGCGCGACCCGTACGACCTCGCGCTCGTGGCCGCGTGCGTCACCGGTGCCTGCTTCGGCTTCCTGTGGTGGAACGCCAGCCCCGCCAAGATCTTCATGGGCGACACCGGTTCGCTCGCCCTCGGCGGTGCGCTCGCCGGCCTCGCGATCACGACCCGCACCGAGCTGCTCGTGGTCATCCTCGGCGGTCTGTTCGTCCTCGAGACGCTCTCGGTGATCATCCAGGTCGGCTCGTTCAAGACACGCGGCAAACGCGTGTTCCGGATCGCGCCCATCCACCACCACTTCGAGATGCTCGGCTGGAACGAGATCACGGTCGTCATCCGGTTCTGGATCATCTGCGGACTGTGCGTCGCGCTCGGCCTCGGCCTGTTCTACGCCGAGTGGGTCGTCGGAGCATGAGCTGCGTCCTCGTTCCGACGCGTGCGGGGGTCCGGGCATGAGCGCACCGCTCGACCCGTCGTACGAGCCGTTCGGCGGCGTGCGCGACCTGACCCACCGTGACGCCGACTGGTCCGGGCTGCGCGTGCTGGTCGTGGGGCTCGGCGTCTCCGGCTTCGCCGCTGCGGACGCGCTGCTCGAGCGCGGCGCCGTGGTCAGCGTGGTCAGCCCCGACACCAACGACGCGATCGCTGACCGCGCACGCATCCTCGAGGTGCTCGGGGCACGCGTCGTCGCCGGCGAACCGCTCGCGGACGCTGCGCCCGTCAACACCGACCTGGTCGTGACCTCGCCCGGTGTGCCACCCACCAACCCGCTGCTCGTCGCGTGCGCCGACGCCGGGATCCCTGTCTGGGGCGAGGTCGAGCTGGCGTGGCGGATGCGTTCTCGTGAGGGCGCCGCGCCGTGGCTCACCGTCACCGGCACCAACGGCAAGACGACCTGCGTCACCATGCTCGAGTCGATCCTGCAGACGGCCGGGCTGCGTGCCACCGCTGCCGGCAACGTCGGTCTGCCGATCCTCGAGGCCGTCCTGCACCCCGAGCCGTACGACGTGCTCGCGGTCGAGCTGTCGACGTTCCAGCTGCACTGGTCGCGCAGCATCTCCGCGCACTCCGCCGTGTGCCTCAACGTCGCCCCCGACCACGTCGACTGGCACGGCTCCTACGACGAGTACCGCCGGATGAAGGGCCGCATCTACGAGCACGCCCAGGTCGCGTGCGTCTACAACGTGCAGGACCCCCAGACCGAGCAGCTCGTCCGGGACGCCGACGTGGTCGAGGGGTGTCGGGCGGTCGGCTTCACTCTCGGGCTGCCGGCGCGCTCGATGGTCGGCGTCGTCGAGGACGTGCTGGCCGACCGTGCGTTCGTCGAGCAGCGGCAGACCTCGGCGGCCGAGCTGTGCGAGGTCTCCGACCTGGCGGTCGACGGCGCGGCGCCGGCGCCCCACTACGTCGCCGATGCGCTCGCCGCCGCGGCCCTCGCCCGGTCGTTCGGCGTCGCGCCGGCAGCGGTCCGAGACGGGTTGCGCGCCTACCACCCGCAGCCGCACCGTGTACAGGCCGTCGCCACGTTCGACGACGTCCGCTACGTCGACGACTCCAAGGCGACCAACCCGCCGGCCGCGCGCGCCTCGCTGACGGCGTACGACCACGTCGTGTGGGTCGGAGGCGGGCAGCTCAAGGGAGCCGACGTCGACGACCTCGTCCGCGAGGTCGCGCCTCGCCTACGGGGCGCCGTGCTCATCGGTGTCGACCAGCAACAGATCGCAGATGCGCTCGCCCGACACGCGCCGGATGTGCCGGTGCGACAGCTCGCGAGCACCGACACTGAAGTCATGGACGACGTGCTGCGCGAGGCACACGCGCTGGCTCAGCCCGGCGACGTGGTGCTGCTCGCACCCGCGGCGGCGTCCAAGGACATGTTCCCCAGCTACGAGGCCCGTGGTGACGCGTTCGCCGCCGCGGTGCGCAGGCTCGCCGAGGGTGCGGCCGGCAGCAGCACGTGAGCGCATCGAGCACGACCGACCGGCCCGGACCCGTCAGCAGCCCGTGGTCCGTCGAAGGTCTGCGGGCGCGACTGGAGTCCCCGGTCGCCGCGTACTACATCATCCTGGGCGCCAGCACGCTGCTGGTGGCGTTCGGACTGGTGATGGTGCTCTCTGCATCGAGCGTGACCTCCTACCAGGAGAGCGGGTCGTCGTACACCGTCTTCAAGACCCAGGCGATGTACGCCGCGCTCGGGCTCGTCGCCGCCACCGTCGCCAGCCGGATCTCCGTCGTGTGGTGGAAGCGCATCGCCCTGCCCCTGTTCGCCGTGGCCATGGTGCTGCAGCTCGCGGTGTTCAGCCCGCTCGGCAAGGTCGTCAACGGCAACCGCAACTGGCTCGCCTTCGGCGGCTTCAGCATGCAGCCGTCCGAGCTCGGCAAGCTCGCACTGCTCCTCGTCGGAGCCGTCGTCCTGACCCGCAAGCGCACGCTGCTCGCTCACATGGGCCATGCCCTGGTCCCGTTCGTCCCCATGGCGCTGGCGATGGTGGCGCTGGTGCTCCTCGGCCATGACCTCGGCACCGTGCTCGTGCTGCTGCTGATCGGTGCGGGCGTGCTGTTCGTCGCCGGGCTGCGCGTGCGCGTCTTCGTGATCCCGGCCGTCGTCGCCGCCCTGGGCGTCCTGGTGCTCGTCCTCACCAACCAGAACCGCATGGGTCGCATCGACGCCTGGCTCGGCACCTGCGCCGACCAGACCAGGGCGGAGTGCTATCAGAAGGTCCACGGCATGTACGCCCTCGCCGACGGTGGTTGGTGGGGTCTCGGCATCGGTGAGAGCCGCGAGAAGTGGGACTGGCTGCCCGAGGCGCACAACGACTTCATCTTCGCCATCATCGGCGAGGAGCTCGGGCTCCCCGGCACCCTGGTCGTCCTCGGCCTGTACGCCGCGCTGGCGTTCGCCGCGTACCGCATCGTCATCACCAGCAACGACTTCTTCGTGCGCCTCGCGACCGCAGGCATCATGGTCTGGATCGTCAGCCAGGCGATGATCAACATCGGGTCGGTCACCGGCCTGCTCCCGATCATCGGCGTACCCCTGCCCCTGGTGTCCGCAGGTGGGTCGGCGATGGTGACGACCATGCTCGCGCTCGGCATGCTGGTCTCGTTCGCGCGGCACGACCCTGCTTGCCGTGCCGCTCTCGCTGCCCGTCCCGGCCTCATCCGCCGATCGCTCGCCGTACTGCCCACTCGCAAGGAGAATTCGTGACCGTCCTGTCCTCCGTCGTACTCGCTGGTGGAGGGACAGCAGGGCACGTCTCGCCCCTGCTCGCCACGGCCGACGCGCTTCGTGAGCGTCACCCCGGCGTCCGCATCACCGTTCTCGGCAGCCGCGGCGGCCTCGAGGAGCGGCTCGTGCCCGAGCGCGGCTACGACCTGCGCGTGATCCCGAAGGTGGCCTTTCCTCGTCGACCCGACCTCGACGCGCTGAAGTTCCCGGTCGCACTGCCGCGAGCCGTCCGCCAGACGCGGCGGATCTTCGACGAGGTCGAGCCGCAGGTGGTCGTCGGGTTCGGCGGTTTCGTCTGCCCGCCGGCCTACCTCGCCGCCAAGGGCCGCATCCCGATCGTCGTCCACGAGGGCAACGCGATCACGGGGATGGCGACCAAGCTCGGCATCCGCTACACCGACCACGTCGCCAAGACGTTCGAGATCACGCCGCTGCCGCAGGCCCGGCTGATCGGCATGCCGTTGCGACGTCAGATCACGCGCCTGGACCGTGCGGCCGTGCGCCCCGAGGCGCTGCGCGAGCTCGGACTCCAGGACGGGCTGCCGACGGTGCTGGTGACCGGTGGCTCGCTCGGCGCCCAGCGCATCAACGACTCGTTCCAGGCCAACGTCGACCTCCTGCGTCGCGAGGGTGTCCAGGTACTGCACGTCACGGGCCGTGGCAAGGGCTTCGACCCGGGTCCGGGAGAGCCGGGTCAGGCGCCGTACGTCGTCCTCGAGTACGCCGACCGCATGGACCTCGCGTACGCCGCGGCCGACCTGGTCGTCACGCGCTCCGGCGGCAACATGGTGTTCGAGACGACCACGGTGGGGCTGCCCGCGGTCTTCGTCCCGCTTCCCGTCGGCAACGGTGAGCAGCGCCTCAACGCCAAGGCGGTCGTCGACGACGGGGGAGCGGTGCTCGTCGACAACGACGACTTCACCCCTGAGTGGGTCGCCGAGCACGTACCCGCGCTGGTCAAGGACCGCCAACGCCTGCAGCAGCTCGCGACCGCTGCTGCGCGGCATGGTCACCGTGACGCCGACGAGCAGCTGGTCGACCTCATCGAGGAGGCCGTCGCGGCCGGGGCGGCCCGCTGATGGCCGACGGCGTCAACGAGCGGTTCGACTTCGCCGCACCGCTGCCGGCGATCGCCGACGTCGCGGCGGTCCACATGATCGCCATCGGCGGTTCGGGGATGTCCGGCATCGCCCGGCTGCTGCTCGCGCGGGACGTTCCCCTCAGCGGCTCCGACAACAACGACGTACCCGTCCTGGCGTCACTGCGCGCAGCGGGGGCGCGGATCGCGGTCGGTTATGACCCGGCCAACCTCGCCGACGTCGGCGACGACGCCGTGGTGGTGATCTCCTCCGCCATCCGTGAGGACAACCCCGAGCTGATCGAGGTACGCCGTCGCGGTCTGCCGGTGCTGCACCGGTCGCAGGCGCTGGCGATGCTGATGGGGGACCGCACCGGCCTCGCGGTCGCGGGCGCCAACGGCAAGACGACGACCAGCGGGATGGCCGTGGTCGCGCTGCGTCACGCGGGAGCCGACCCGTCCTTCGCCATCGGGGCGGACATCGCCGGGATCGGGGTCAACGCGGCACCCGGTGCCGGAGACGGATTCGTCGTCGAGGCCGACGAGAGCGACGGCTCGTTCGTGGTCTACCACCCACAGGTCGCCATCGTCACCAACGTCCGTGACGACCACCTCGACTTCTACGGCACCTCCGAGCGGCTGCACGCGGCGTATGCCGAGTTCGCCGGCACGGTCGGTGACGGCGGTCTGCTCGTGGCGTGCGCTGACGACGACGGCAGCGCGGCTCTCGCGGCCGAGCACCGCACCCGAGGTGGCCGGGCCGTGACGTACGGCCGCAGCGCTGATGCCGACCTGCGCCTGACCGACGAACGGGGAAGCGGGTTCGACTGGTCCGCGACGCTGACCTTCCCCGGAGGCTCAACCCTGCCGTTGAGGTTGAAGGTTCCCGGCGCCCACAACCTGCTGAACGCCGCTGGGGTCGCCCTGGCCCTGACCGCCGGGCTCGGCCTCACCCCCCAGCAGGCGGTCGACGGTCTGGCGCACTTCGCCGGGACGTCCAGGCGGTTCGAGCCGCGCGGTGAGGCCGGGGGCGTGCGGGTGGTCGACGACTACGCCCACAACCCCGGCAAGCTCGAGGCCGTCGTACGCACAGGGCTGGCGCTGCGTGAGAACGGCCGCCTCGTCGTGCTCTTCCAGCCCCACCTGTACTCCCGCACCGCGCAAGCCGCCGACGGGCTGGCGGCAGCACTGCGTCTTGCTGATCAGGCCGTCGTCATGGACGTCTACGGCGCTCGGGAGCAGCCAGTGGCGGGCGTCTCCGGGCGTCTGGTGTCCGATCAGGTCCCAGGGGCGGTGTTCGCCCAGGACCATGAGGCGGCAGTCGCCGCGGCCGTGGACGCGGTCTCGGCGGGTGACCTGCTGCTCACGGTCGGAGCCGGTGACGTCACCGCGCTCGGTCCGCGCATCCTCGAGCGACTGTCGGACCGCGCCACGTCGTGAGCGTGCCGCACGCGAAGTTCGCCGACCGGGCGGCTGGGCTGCGAGCCTCGTCGCGTCGGAGGCGGCTGCTCGTGTGCCTGTGCCTCGTCCTGGTCGCCGCGCTCGCGTGGCTCGTGTGGTTCAGCTCGCTGCTCAGCGTTCGGACGATCAGGGTCGAGGGGAGCCAGGGGGCGCTGACCCAGCAGGTGCGCCAGGAAGCGCGGTCGACGCTCGGAGAGCCGCTGGCCCGCGTCGACGTGGCCAAGGTGCGCCGTGCTGTGGCAGGGCTCGGTCCGGTCGCCGGTGTCGAGGTCGAGCGCGGGTTCCCCTCGACGCTCGTCGTCCGCGTGGTACCCCGTACGCCGGTCCTCGTGATCACAGGGCAGGACGGATCTCGTCGGCTCGTCGACCGCGACGGCAGGGCGTACGCGCCGGCCGGGTCCGTGGGCGGCCTTCCCGTCGTACCCGTCGGGACAGGAGCCACGTCGCCGGCGCAGCTGCGGTCCTTGGCGGCGGTGCTCGGCGCGCTTGACGGGGGCCAACGCGCCCAGGTCACCGCTCTGCAGGCCGACCGAGGCGGCTGGGTGACCTTCCGGATGGGAGCCCTGCAGGTGCTGTGGGGCGACGGCTCTGCGTCGGCCGCCAAGGCGAGGACTCTTCGCGCCATGCAGCCTGTTGCGGCAGGGCAGAAGGCGACCCGGCTGGACATCAGCACACCCGGCCGTCCTGTTCTGTCCTGATGGTGTGCAACCCGTGGTCGGGACGCCCCTCGCGTGTGCGCGCGGGGGCGTCGCCGCAGGTCCCGAAGGCTGTCGGCCCGTCAGGTTCGAGGTGAGGTTGAGACTCGTGTCCCGCCCGGATCGTCGCGTAGCATGCCGAAATCCGCCCACACGTTCGTGCATCGCGTGTCGCACCCACGGGAGCGCGTCGGGACGCGTCATGATCGGCGCACGAGCCGCGTAGGTGACATGTGGCTCGACCAGAGGTCAAACCTCGTTACACCACCGCTTTGCGAAAGGCCCTCACTCGTGGCAACTCCCCAGAACTACCTGGCCGTCATCAAGGTCGTCGGCATCGGCGGCGGTGGCGTGAACGCCATCAACCGGATGATTGAGGTGGGCCTGAAGGGTGTCGAGTTCATCGCGATCAACACCGACGCCCAGGCGCTGCTGATGAGCGACGCCGACGTCAAGCTCGACGTCGGCCGTGAGCTGACGCGCGGTCTCGGCGCCGGTGCCGATCCCGAGGTCGGCAAGAAGGCCGCCGAGGATCACGCCGAGGAGATCGAAGAGGTCCTCAAGGGCGCCGACATGGTGTTCGTCACGGCAGGTGAGGGTGGCGGCACCGGCACGGGTGGAGCGCCCGTCGTCGCCAAGATCGCCAAGGGCATCGGCGCTCTGACGATCGGTGTGGTCACGCGACCGTTCACCTTCGAGGGTCGCCGTCGCGCCAACCAGGCCGAGCTCGGCATCAACGCGCTCCGCGAGGAAGTCGACACCCTGATCGTCATCCCCAACGACCGGCTCCTGTCGATCAGCGACAAGAACGTCAGCATGATGGACGCCTTCCGCAGTGCCGATCAGGTGCTGCTGTCCGGTGTTCAGGGCATCACCGACCTCATCACCACACCGGGTCTGATCAACCTCGACTTCGCCGACGTGAAGTCGGTCATGCAGGGCGCCGGTTCAGCGTTGATGGGCATCGGATCGGCCAGGGGTGAGGATCGGGCGGTGCAGGCCGCTGAGCTGGCCATCTCCTCGCCTCTGCTCGAGGCCAGCATCGACGGCGCGCACGGCGTACTGCTGTCGGTGCAGGGTGGGTCCGACCTCGGTCTGTTCGAGATCAACGAGGCGGCGCGACTGGTGCAGGAGGCCGCCCACCCCGAGGCCAACATCATCTTCGGTGCGGTGATCGACGACGCCCTCGGCGACGAGGTGCGCGTCACGGTCATCGCGGCCGGGTTCGACGGCGGGTCCCCGCAGAAGCGCAGTGACGACCGCGCCCTGGGACAGATCCAGGGCAGCTCGGCGCGCCAGGGCTCGGCGCCCGCGCCCGCGCAGCAGGCACCCGCGTCGACGGTGCGTCCCGCCGAGCCCGTGCGCCAGGTCCCTGCCCAGCAGGCATCCGGCGAGCAGCAGGCGTCCGCGCCTCAGCAGCCGCCCGTCCAGGCGGTCCCGGCGCAGCAGCTTCCGGCGCAGGGTGCCCCTCAGAGCGGTGCATCGACGCAGGCCCCGGCCGAGGGCCACGACGACACGACCGCCCCGCAGAAGGTGCAGCCGGGACAGGTCCAGCAGGGTCAGGTCGCTCGCCCTCCGCGTGAGGTGACGTTCGACGACAAGGACGACCTGGACGTCCCCGACTTCCTGAAGTGAGCGCATGATCGCCTGGCAGGACCGGGTCGAGTCCGCCGGCGCACGCGTCGAACGCTGCTTCACCGATGCCGCGGGTGGTGTGAGCGCCGCACCCTTCACGGGGCTCAACCTCGGCGCCCACGTCGGCGACCGTGCTGAGGATGTCGAGCGCAACCGCCGCCTGCTGGCCGGTGCGCTGGGTCTGGAGCGCGACCGGCTGGTGTTCATGAACCAGGTGCACGGCGCAGACGTCGAGGTCGTCAACGGACCGCGCTCGGAGCAGGCACAGCCCTACGACGCCGTGGTGACGACCGAGCCCGATCTCGGCCTGGTCGTGCTCGTCGCGGACTGCACGCCGGTGCTGCTCGCCGATCCCGTGGCCGGAGTCGCGGCGGCGGTGCACGCGGGACGGCCAGGGATGACCGCCGGTGTCGTGCCGGCGACGGTCGCGAAGATGCGTGAGCTGGGCGCCACCTCGATCTCTGCCGCGGTCGGGCCATCGGTGTGCGGTCGTTGCTACGAGGTCCCCACCGAGATGCGGGCTGCCGCTGCTGCTGCGAGCCCGGTGTCGGCGACCGTCACCTGGCAGGGCAGGCCGGCGATCGATGTCGCGGCAGGGGTGGTCGACCAGCTGTCGCGCGAGGGCGTCGAGGTCACCTGGGTCCCGGGCTGCACTCGCGAGTCCGCTGACCTGTACTCCTACCGCCGCGACCAGCGCACCGGTCGAAGCGCAGGGGTCGTCGTCCTGAGGCGTGACACGTGACGTCCGACGCGACTCACGACCCGCGTCGAGACGAGCTCGGCCGACGCCTGCAGACAGTCGAGCAGCGCATCGCCACCGCATCTGCCGCGGCGGGCCGCGACCCAGAGGAGGTCACGCTCGTCGTCGTGACGAAGTACTTCCCAGCGGGCGACGTCCAGCGACTGCACGCGCTCGGCGTGCGCGACATCGGTGAGAACAAGCACCAGGAGGCCTCGGCCAAGGTCCAGGAGCTGCCCCCAGCAGTGCGTGACGACCTGCGTACTCACTTCATCGGACAGCTGCAGAGCAACAAGGCCGCGGCCGTGGCGGCGTACGCCGACGTGGTCCAGTCGGTCGACCGCGTCAAGGTCGCGCGCGCTCTCGACCGGGGCGCCGAGCGCCACGACCGCACGCTCGAGGTGACGATCCAGGTCGACCTCGGCGGTGACGACGACGCCCGTGGGGGAGTGCGGCCCGCCGACCTGCCGGCGCTCGCCGACGCGGTGGCCGAGTGCTCGCGACTGCGGCTGAAGGGGCTGATGACCGTCGCGCCTCTCGGGGCCGAGGCGCGTGACGCCTTCGAGCGTCTGATGCAGCTGTCGGCGTCGCTGCGTGCAGACCACCCTGAGGCGACCTGGGTCTCGGCCGGGATGAGCGCCGACCTGGAGGCTGCTGTGGCCGCGGGCGCGACACACCTGCGTGTCGGAAGCGCAATCCTCGGTTCCCGCCCGGCCCTTCGGTAGCGTCGAGCGCGGACGACCGAACACGTTCAGGGCCGCGCTGATGGTCCGGGACAGCACGAATCCAAGGAGCGGGACATGGCTGGCGCGCTGCGCAAGACGATGGAGTACCTCGGTCTGGCCGAGGTCGACCCGGCTCACCCGGACCAGCAGGGCCGACGTGACGACTACTACTACGACGACGACCAGGCCGACTACTACGACGAGGAGCCCGCGTACGAGCGCGAGCCCGTCGTCGAGCGGTCCGCCGAGGTCACCCCGCTGCACCAGCGTGGCACCGCTCCGCGTGCCGTGCGTGACCTGCACGACCCGGAGGTGGCGTCCTTGAGTCGCATCACAACCATTCACCCGCGGACCTACAACGAGGCCAAGAACATCGGTGAGAGCTTCCGCGACGGAGTGCCGGTGATCATGAACCTCAGCGACATGGACGACAACGACGCCAAGCGTCTGGTCGACTTCGCCGCTGGTCTGGTCTTCGGTCTGCACGGGTCGATCGAGCGCGTGACGAGCAAGGTGTTCCTGCTGTCGCCCTCCTCGATCGAGGTCGCGACGTCCGGCGCTGAGGCGGCCAAGGCCCCGCGGGGCCTGTTCAACCAGTCCTGACCAGCGCCCGACCTGCCCCGCGGTCATCTGCCTGACCTGCGTCCAGGAGACTTTCCCTCATGACCGCCGTGCGCGCTGTGCTCGCGCTCCTGCTGTACCTGTTCCTCATCGTGCTGTTCGCGCGCCTCATCCTGGACTGGATCCAGGTGCTCGCCCGCGACTGGCGCCCGAGGGGCCCGATCCTGGTGCTCGCAGAGGCCGTCTACTCCATCACCGACCCTCCGCTGCGCGCGCTCCGGCGGGTCATTCCGCCCCTTCGTCTGGGGCAGGTGCGCCTGGACCTCGCCTTCCTCGTCCTGATCCTGGCTGTCTCTTTGCTGCTCAGTCTTCTAAGGTGAGGTCGACAGACATTCGTTAGGTCGGCA from Luteipulveratus halotolerans includes the following:
- a CDS encoding UDP-N-acetylmuramoyl-tripeptide--D-alanyl-D-alanine ligase, whose product is MIPLRLSEIVAITGGEQHGHDVLVEGAVVTDSRECGPGSLYVARVGEHADGHDFVPGARAAGAVAVLGTRVVDDGPTVVVADVQEAFAALARGVVDRSPDLTVIGITGSSGKTSTKDLLAAVLRPVAETVAPVGSYNSEVGVPLTVCRVTPTTRFLVAEMGADGEGHIAYLTRIAPPQIGVVLNVGRAHLGEFGSVEAIARTKSEMVQALAPDGLAVLNADDPTVLAMRDKTLAPVVTVGRSADADVRATDVQVDDLGRASFVVVTPDGRAEVRLRLLGEHHIGNALSVVAAARHLGVSLADIGAALSTAEAASRWRMEMHDLPDGATLVNDAYNANPDSMAAALRALARMGAGGRRTVAVLGTMRELGDDAEAEHQAVGALAVECGIDRLVVVGPDAQGIVTGARAAGATDAATVSVPDVDAAYDLLRSDRRSGDVILLKSSRDSGLRFLGDRVVADVESTHTEGAR
- the murD gene encoding UDP-N-acetylmuramoyl-L-alanine--D-glutamate ligase; amino-acid sequence: MSAPLDPSYEPFGGVRDLTHRDADWSGLRVLVVGLGVSGFAAADALLERGAVVSVVSPDTNDAIADRARILEVLGARVVAGEPLADAAPVNTDLVVTSPGVPPTNPLLVACADAGIPVWGEVELAWRMRSREGAAPWLTVTGTNGKTTCVTMLESILQTAGLRATAAGNVGLPILEAVLHPEPYDVLAVELSTFQLHWSRSISAHSAVCLNVAPDHVDWHGSYDEYRRMKGRIYEHAQVACVYNVQDPQTEQLVRDADVVEGCRAVGFTLGLPARSMVGVVEDVLADRAFVEQRQTSAAELCEVSDLAVDGAAPAPHYVADALAAAALARSFGVAPAAVRDGLRAYHPQPHRVQAVATFDDVRYVDDSKATNPPAARASLTAYDHVVWVGGGQLKGADVDDLVREVAPRLRGAVLIGVDQQQIADALARHAPDVPVRQLASTDTEVMDDVLREAHALAQPGDVVLLAPAAASKDMFPSYEARGDAFAAAVRRLAEGAAGSST
- the ftsW gene encoding putative lipid II flippase FtsW, translating into MSASSTTDRPGPVSSPWSVEGLRARLESPVAAYYIILGASTLLVAFGLVMVLSASSVTSYQESGSSYTVFKTQAMYAALGLVAATVASRISVVWWKRIALPLFAVAMVLQLAVFSPLGKVVNGNRNWLAFGGFSMQPSELGKLALLLVGAVVLTRKRTLLAHMGHALVPFVPMALAMVALVLLGHDLGTVLVLLLIGAGVLFVAGLRVRVFVIPAVVAALGVLVLVLTNQNRMGRIDAWLGTCADQTRAECYQKVHGMYALADGGWWGLGIGESREKWDWLPEAHNDFIFAIIGEELGLPGTLVVLGLYAALAFAAYRIVITSNDFFVRLATAGIMVWIVSQAMINIGSVTGLLPIIGVPLPLVSAGGSAMVTTMLALGMLVSFARHDPACRAALAARPGLIRRSLAVLPTRKENS
- a CDS encoding UDP-N-acetylglucosamine--N-acetylmuramyl-(pentapeptide) pyrophosphoryl-undecaprenol N-acetylglucosamine transferase — translated: MTVLSSVVLAGGGTAGHVSPLLATADALRERHPGVRITVLGSRGGLEERLVPERGYDLRVIPKVAFPRRPDLDALKFPVALPRAVRQTRRIFDEVEPQVVVGFGGFVCPPAYLAAKGRIPIVVHEGNAITGMATKLGIRYTDHVAKTFEITPLPQARLIGMPLRRQITRLDRAAVRPEALRELGLQDGLPTVLVTGGSLGAQRINDSFQANVDLLRREGVQVLHVTGRGKGFDPGPGEPGQAPYVVLEYADRMDLAYAAADLVVTRSGGNMVFETTTVGLPAVFVPLPVGNGEQRLNAKAVVDDGGAVLVDNDDFTPEWVAEHVPALVKDRQRLQQLATAAARHGHRDADEQLVDLIEEAVAAGAAR
- the murC gene encoding UDP-N-acetylmuramate--L-alanine ligase — protein: MADGVNERFDFAAPLPAIADVAAVHMIAIGGSGMSGIARLLLARDVPLSGSDNNDVPVLASLRAAGARIAVGYDPANLADVGDDAVVVISSAIREDNPELIEVRRRGLPVLHRSQALAMLMGDRTGLAVAGANGKTTTSGMAVVALRHAGADPSFAIGADIAGIGVNAAPGAGDGFVVEADESDGSFVVYHPQVAIVTNVRDDHLDFYGTSERLHAAYAEFAGTVGDGGLLVACADDDGSAALAAEHRTRGGRAVTYGRSADADLRLTDERGSGFDWSATLTFPGGSTLPLRLKVPGAHNLLNAAGVALALTAGLGLTPQQAVDGLAHFAGTSRRFEPRGEAGGVRVVDDYAHNPGKLEAVVRTGLALRENGRLVVLFQPHLYSRTAQAADGLAAALRLADQAVVMDVYGAREQPVAGVSGRLVSDQVPGAVFAQDHEAAVAAAVDAVSAGDLLLTVGAGDVTALGPRILERLSDRATS
- the ftsZ gene encoding cell division protein FtsZ, giving the protein MATPQNYLAVIKVVGIGGGGVNAINRMIEVGLKGVEFIAINTDAQALLMSDADVKLDVGRELTRGLGAGADPEVGKKAAEDHAEEIEEVLKGADMVFVTAGEGGGTGTGGAPVVAKIAKGIGALTIGVVTRPFTFEGRRRANQAELGINALREEVDTLIVIPNDRLLSISDKNVSMMDAFRSADQVLLSGVQGITDLITTPGLINLDFADVKSVMQGAGSALMGIGSARGEDRAVQAAELAISSPLLEASIDGAHGVLLSVQGGSDLGLFEINEAARLVQEAAHPEANIIFGAVIDDALGDEVRVTVIAAGFDGGSPQKRSDDRALGQIQGSSARQGSAPAPAQQAPASTVRPAEPVRQVPAQQASGEQQASAPQQPPVQAVPAQQLPAQGAPQSGASTQAPAEGHDDTTAPQKVQPGQVQQGQVARPPREVTFDDKDDLDVPDFLK
- the mraY gene encoding phospho-N-acetylmuramoyl-pentapeptide-transferase, translated to MRAVLIAAIISLAASLLGTPAFIRFLIRKRYGQFVRDDGPTSHHTKRGTPTMGGAVIIGASVLAYAGAHLLTWTPFTASGLLVMFLMTALGGVGFADDYIKISKQRSLGLRSHEKLIGQTVVAVIFAVLALQFERKGVAPASTHISFVRDTWFNLAFGGTVVGLILFVIWANLMIAGTSNGVNLTDGLDGLATGASVMVFGAYVLISIWQYNQSCTRAPSRGCYEVRDPYDLALVAACVTGACFGFLWWNASPAKIFMGDTGSLALGGALAGLAITTRTELLVVILGGLFVLETLSVIIQVGSFKTRGKRVFRIAPIHHHFEMLGWNEITVVIRFWIICGLCVALGLGLFYAEWVVGA
- a CDS encoding cell division protein FtsQ/DivIB gives rise to the protein MPHAKFADRAAGLRASSRRRRLLVCLCLVLVAALAWLVWFSSLLSVRTIRVEGSQGALTQQVRQEARSTLGEPLARVDVAKVRRAVAGLGPVAGVEVERGFPSTLVVRVVPRTPVLVITGQDGSRRLVDRDGRAYAPAGSVGGLPVVPVGTGATSPAQLRSLAAVLGALDGGQRAQVTALQADRGGWVTFRMGALQVLWGDGSASAAKARTLRAMQPVAAGQKATRLDISTPGRPVLS